TTATAGACAAAACAACCCTAAATTAATTCTGAAAATATTtgacaacaaaaataacaagtacttttttttctaaCCTAATTTGTAACCAATCTGTCTAATTGTGTTAGAAAATGatatttaatcaaaatgaaaagacattaagtgacaataaacaaaaagaaatacaaatcgTTGACTTACAGTTTTAGAAAAGCTGTTTCCGAAGAGGAGGAATCCATTAGATGGGCTGGACGGTGACTTCAGAGCTTCTGAGAAAAAGGAGTCATACGGAGGAGCTGAGGACACATGGGGAAGGTTATCAGCGGTTATCATGCACACATGCCGGAGATAAATGCTTTCAATTATTACTTTCAATTATTTCTTTCGTCTAAGAAAACAGAGAAACCGGTTCACTGTTGAGTTGGCGTCAGGTCTGATTTCTCTTTGAGAAAATAGTGTCTATCAATAAAAACACTTAAGACTAACTTAAGAAACAAGAGGCCTCCAAGTGGGAAACATGGGACGATATAGATGATTAcgattaattcattaattaatagAAACTCTGCCGATGCCATTGATATTCAAGACTATTTGTTGTCAATGTTGCATAATGTTTAGATGGAATtactgttgatttaaaaaaacttttggaCATTTAATTAACTTATTGGGgttattcttattttaaataGTTTCATCCCAAATATCAAAAAGAGACTGTCtacctttttttctattaaaatgCGATCAAGAGAGTAACATTTTCGAAATACTGAGGGCACAAACGACCCCTCTTACTTCAAACCACATAGAGGTTccacaaacattttcaaaataacttATTCACCTTGTTGTttagtacccccccccccccccccccccccacacacacacacacacacacctccccaggCTGTTAAAACAATCgaaacaaaaaggtaaatagACAAAGGTGGAACCACCGCGGGGTCAACAGCTTTCACTAATCCTCTAGATGATTCCCAGGTTTCCTTCTTACATGTCGGGGATAAAGAAGTAGAcgcgctcctgctgctgctgctcgacaTCCTCGACTTGGTCCTCCGGATCGTCTGCACTTGTTCCAGGACGCGCTGCTGACCCGAGCGGCCCGGGGCCCCGGACGGCAGCGCCAGCGACGTGTCGTCCACGTTCCCGATGGAAAGGGCCGATTTCAGCGGGTTCAGATTCATCTTgtgtgggagtgggggggtgggggagatgGTGTGGGGGTATTTTTCTTCCCCTCGCTGTGCGGGAGgtcaggaaggggggagggggggggggggggtcgaagaGGACCGTGCGTAGAAGCGTGACAGCCGCGGAGTGCTCGGGAGGAAGGGAACGCGCACCTTGCCCCATGCGCCGTCAGACCGCGCCCATCGCGCATTACGCACCACCTCCTCTGCGCCTTGCAATGCGCTCCTTGCTTCCAGGTGTTCTCCTGCAGATGCTGGTGGAGGTGCCGCTAAAGGTCCAAAACCAGAGATGAATCGGACTCTTGAGAATTAATGAAGGACGGAAGAGAAACAAAAGTCAGACTAAACATGTGGGAACTCATTTCTTGGATATTTATGGCTGTGGATTTGAATCATTTCGAGTAGTTGTCCTGCTTCGGGGGCTTGATATTCAACAGTTCAAACGAGGATAATTAAGTACTTGCATGTATGCGTGTTTCCTTCCAACTATTTGCCCTGTACATGTCACTGCAAGACAAATACAAAAGCACTTTGTTGTAAATGCTTAGAACAAACAACGCATACTTATTGAGACTAGTGTGGCACATACAAAGTAATTCCCCCTTCAAATTCTACTCCCTTTGTTATTCTCGCTTTTCAAATAACAATACATCAATCTTTTGTGAAATGACCAACAACTTCAAGCTTATTTGCGTCGTGGAGcctgatttgcatttgctgTGTCCACGGTCGGGTCTCTTGAGGCCTCTGTGACTCCAGCGCCAACAGGCCGCGTTTCACTGCAGCTAATGTTTGTGGTTCAACATCAGTTCAAATCTTTGCCTGggaattttgtttttcttctgtttgaaCATGTACCACACCCATGGGTGCTCCTGGCCTCAGGGCTTACCTGTGCCATCTGGCGTCTCTGCCGAATGACGAGGTGGTAAAATCCTGTTCCGTGTTCCCGTGTGAGAAGTGCGTCGCAGCGTTGCTCTCTAGTGGTGAATGTGTAGAACCCATCGCACACCGACGGGTCGACAGCGAGCGTATGAAGCCTTTATTATCGCTTTCACAATCAGGATCATCGCATTCTTTTTCAATAGGAATGAACATCAGGTATTATATTGAAAAGTTACATCCGGTACAAAGTTAAAAAACCATCATCAGGTGCTTCTTTCGGCATGGATGTGAaagaataaagttaataaaTGATCAGTCAGGCTTCTGGTGAGTCATTATACGGTTTTACAGCCACATAGATAGTTGAGTAATTTCCTATTTTACATTTGAGGAAGTAGTTCATTGGGTTAGTCGACTAAGTGCCCTGCACACTTTCTACAGTACAAAAGACATCACGTGGGAACACGTCGATACATAAAGATGCTTCGCAGTGCAGGACGGTGAGCATGAGACCGATTAAGTGTGTCCCTTTCCTTTAAATACTAAAAAGTCTTAACTGGTGCGTAGGATCAATCtgtcctgcagaggaaaactGGGTGCGTCTGCTTCTTCGGTGCAgcttcaatgtgaaaacaaacggATCAAACCATCTGGACCCACGACAGTCGTGTCCAAATCCCGAGAGGGAAGCGTGAAAAACACGAAAACAGAAAGAACTGGTCCCGCTGAAAGTACCGGTCGGTGGAATGCAGGCACGACCTACGGCTCCTGACAGGTCGCCTCCATGACCTTTAGGAGCAGCACAGACAATATATACCATGTGACGGAGCGTGTTTGTGGCTGTGCGTTGGGGGAAATCTTaaaaggaggacaaaaagcTGGTGACGAGCATAGAAAaggtaggaagaaaaaaaaaggtcaaagggtTCGTCCTTCACGACTTTCAGAGACTCATTCTGCACATAAAAACATTCACAGGAGGAAAACCTCCTCAAAACACCCCTCTGAACGCTCACTTCAAGGGCACCTTTGAGCGAGCCACCCTCCCCGCTCCCGTGTCACTCCTCTGGGCCGAGGGCGCCCCGCTGGGCGCCGTGGGGCTGAGCCACGGGGAACCCCCtgagctcctcctgcagactcCCCACAGCCAGCCGCATCTGGTCCTCGGCGCCCTGGAGGGACTTCAGCTCGGCGCTGTAGAAGACGTAGAGCAGCGCGGTGGTGAAGAGGATGGCGACGCACAGCGCGGCCAGCAGGTAGAAGGAGGTGCGGGGGAAGGGCTGCGCCGCTCCCAGGGCCAACCAGGGCACGGCGGCGATGGCCAGCTCCAGGAAGAGCAGAGCCAGCCCCATGGCGCCGGTGCGCGCCGCCGTGTAGCGCATCCGCTCGGCGCAGTGCAAGCCCACTTTGACCTCGGTGCGCGCCTCCGTCACGATGTCCACCAACTCAGCCGTCTTCCCTGAGGATGTAACGGTTAATATTCAATGTGGTCATAGAGAACAGCATAACAGAACAAATCAGCAGTAATAAGAGTTATTcttgctgattgacaggtggatCATCAAATAAGACTTAATAACCGGTAAAAGTCTGTTCTTTAACCATAATGCAATTACAGGAGGTCTTCTGTAACAGACGTGGACTCTCTGCAGGGACTAAAGAGGAGACAGACACCTGGAACTGACATTTACGTTTTTTCTTCCCGCCGCCGTATTGGCtcccaaatatatttataaatattcacGGTTATTATAATTCCTCCTGAGGGAACCATGAAGTTCACGTACCTCCAGCAGAGCCCTGGTTCTTAGATGGTCTTTGCCGCGTCTCCACTCTCAACGCGGCGGTCAGAGCCTCGTGGTCCGAGTACGGGAACGGATGGTCAGGGGCGGAGCCTTTGGTGGTCGACATAAAATCACAATGAACGTCTTTTTCGGAGGATCCCTGGAAATCAaacgaaacaaagaaaaaggaagagggaaaTGCTTTGGGGGGTGAAAACATCAGCCTCTTGATTGAAACACGAGGGGACGCGAATTTCCCCCACCTTGAACAGGATGTAGTCGATTCGAATTCCTTTCTCCAACGGACCCATGGACCCTTTGCCAATGAAAGGGTTGTCCGCTATCAGAGTCATTCCGTCCTCACACccctgaggaaaaaaaaaaaagttgttttttttgttaacattGTTAACATTTTGTTCGATTGTGCAGCCTCATTCACCGCCTACATCGAATTCAGCAGACTCTAAATAGGAGTCCCGGAGTCCAGTGTAGGACATCAGTAGTCTGCTGCCGAGGTCCTGAGGGTGCATGTTGAGGTCCCCACCTAGAATCACCACATCTGCTGCGGCGGAGGTGTGACTGGTCGCCGCAGAAGAAACACGCCGTTACCGAGGACACAAACCAGATGCAACGTCTCACACAAACTCCAAACAGCGGCGGAGGAAGTTCACGCGAGAAGAATATGTGCAGAAATACAAAAGACATGCTACCGAACAAACTGCTGCAGCTCCCAGGCCTGCACCACGCGGTGAGGTAGGTAAGAGTCCTTGTCCCTGCTGTACTCTGCATGCAGCTGGAACCCATGAGACGGCAACACGTTGATCAGTGAGTGTGCACAACGCGCCGGCGGGCCTGAGAACTGAGCCACGGGCCGCTTACGTGAGTCACGTAGACGTTGGCGGTCAGGCCGCCCAACTTCAAGACCGCCATGCCGACGGCTTTGCCTCCAAACCAGTCGCCGTGTTGAACCTTATTATTGGGAAGAAGACAATAGAGAGGTTACATCACATCATAATGAATCACACGTGCACTCCGACGCGTGATCTATGAAAAGGTGAAGCTTCACGTTGCTGGAAGTGATCGGGCGAGCGAGCTCTTTATCTTTAGAGTTCCGTGTCTTATTTCCACCAGGGAGGATACGTTGTGAGTTTGGTTTAAATGTTTGTATGCAAAATGCTTAAAACGATTGGCTGGATTTTCTTTTCGGGGCTTATTATGATCACAGACATGATTGTTTCCTTAAAACTAACCGAGTAGGTCTGGTGAACCAAAGGAGTTCAAGGAGGAACCCATCCAATGTGgagcaaaacatttatttctctaTCTGTGTAATTAAGAAAATGAATCATTGTGTGCACAGGGTAAGGTATTCTTTCTGGTTTACACAAACGAATGTGTGACATCTCTGATTTTGAGGTACATAATAACGGCCCTTCAGATAGCCACAAACAGCTTTTGACATAAGAATGACAGTATTGGAAATAGGACATATAAAGTTATCATTGGCCTTAGTAGAGATCTCTGCTCTCAAGGTGACCTTCTTGTctgaaattgtttttattccatGCTTTTaccattcaaattaaaatgtgaaCCGTGTTCATATTTTACTGCACCGTGTATCTCCGCTCTCTTATCTATGTCTTTTATGAAGCAATTTGAAACCAAAGTTGTGAAACATTGCTATGGGGGTTGAATTTGTGTGAATTTTTCGTGGCAAATCATGAGCGTAACCTTTATTCAACCCTTTAGTTCATCATTATTCTCTTCCATTGTGTCATATTTGTAATGCACCTTACAGAACATTCCACCCACCATGTAAGGGTAACCATTCAGAGAGTAGCGGTATAGAAAAGTGTCGTGGATTCTGTGTTTGGAGAAAATGGCCAATCCGCTGCCGATGACTCCGCTGGAAGAAGAGAAACAGCGCGTGAGAAGATGCCGCATGTTCCGCACACCAGCTTCAGTAGCTCGCGGTTATTGTCTGAAGAAATACGCCCGTCTCTGGTTTCCATTCAGatcaaagtaaagaaaaaaactatCTGACGAGAATTTATCTAGTAGAGTCGATTTTTTGTGAGCTGCAAAGGGGATTAGAACGGTTAATCTCAGTCTTGTGAAAGAAAGaatgagttaaaaaaaagttaatccTCTAGTTGCTGCTAAGGCTTCACTTTTTGGTCTTTGGATCGATGCCATGCGAGTGGATTTTTCTGGCAAAGGGTAAAATCAGAAGCATTTTGAGAacaagaaatgtaaatgttaatctAGGattgaaaacagaaaataaatgaaccttTTGAAGTGATGAGAGTGAGGATGACAGAAGGCCAGTTTCTTTTTCAAGGAGAGATAGTCCTTCTCACTCCACACCTGTAAACAAAAAGAGGATTTGTCAGTTGAAATGTACAATAACATCCAAGAATGATAACTTAAGGTTGGTCTTcatcgcaaaaaaaaaaaaatacatacaactaaaaaaaatacataactCAGTGGATTGAAACTTAACTGTGAACTCTTAAAACTCTGAAGGACGGCATCCACCAACCTCTTGCAGTAAGACAATGTCGTACTCTTCCTTGGACAGCAGCTCTCCAATCATGTCGTAGCGCTGAGGAGTGTGTTTGCTGACGTAGCGGATCCCCCTGGAGaagtaaacacgcacacagtggtTTTTATACACGTGTGTTGAGAccgcaaaaaaaataaataaataaaagggtgCTTTTAGAAATCACTACAAACCACAGCCACTGACCAGCAGTTGAGAGAGAAGACCCGGACACGGAGGGAGTCTGTGTTAGCCATGCTGGCAGATCAGAGATCAGTATCTGATGATGGGAGGGTCAGATCAGGTGAGGTGACCAGCACAGCTCCTAATGTGACACGTGAAATGATTGTTGTTATTAATGaggtcacttttttttgttttgttttgtgatgGGATCGGACACGCGTTAGAAAACATTCCTGTCAATACACAAACTACGGTGAATTAGTAAGTAATTCACAGAAACGCAGCTTGAGAGTTGGTCGCGGCGCGACACGGCACGTGCtaaaagcaaataaacaaaaaatgtggAATGACTGACATTCTATCAGCTTATCTCACGTGATCCACTGGAATACTTTGTTAGATGTGACTGGACTGCGCAGCTATGTTTTCCTTTGAATGGGATAAGTGACCCTGGTCAGGCAGATGTCAACACATCTATCCCCAAAAAGAGACAAAGGCCATTTCTCCCGGGGGGGGTCCCAACAATGCACCCTTAAAGTGCTGACATCGCTGTCAGATGAAGACCTGCTTCTTCATCGTGAGTCAAGCCcgagtaaaaacaaacaagtctcCGTTTGCCTTCacgggggtcaaaggtgaacCTAAAAGTGGTCCGAGGCATCGGTCTGTTTAACCGTAAAGGGAGTCGGTCCACGTCGCAGCCGCGTTACACGTTAACCCAACACGTGGACACAATAACGGACACGAATACAAAACACGAGGCAACGATGCGGCAACATTCGGACAAGAGAAATTCCCAGAATGCAGCGCAGGTGAAATGAGCTGTAGGTCGCAGCCGTTAGCTTGTAGGCTCGGTGGACCACGGCGACGTTTTGTGTTAAATGACAACATGCGAAGGTTAGTCAGCACTTTACAGGTGACCGATTCGATGACGCTGACTGATGAGCCACTCTTAGCTAAATACAGTTATTTAACAAACACGAGTCCCTTGTAGTCCCTCCGGTTACCGTTTACTTGTTAAACTAAATGGTTTATGTATTTGGTAGCTAGCTTATTCAGCTCACCTCACGAACTTGTGGACGTCGGCTGAAGTTAGCGGACCGTTTCACCGATGCGCCGTAATGTCAGTTTAGCTCTCGGGAGCTAAAACACCCGCTTTAAGCGTGCTAGCCAGCTAGCGATTAAAGTAACGGTAATTCTAGGTAATTATTGTCAAAGTGTGTTGGTCAGTATCTCCGATCATTAACTCAGCGGAGTTTCTCCGCTACCTTTTCTCTGAATTCAGCTGGAGTACAAAATACACGTGAAGGACCTCCGGTTATGGTTTTCCCTCCGAAGTAAAACAGGAACCTGAGTCTTGTCTGTATTTCAGGGACATGATAGCTAATTAAAGTATTAGAACACTCTTGTAATGAACTTAATTTGAActgtggatttattttaaaacataacGCAAATTTAAGCAAGCGATCATTTATTGTGCACAATTTTTATTTGGAGGGTTTTAGCGAACATCCGGTTTTATTTTAGCGTCATTTCcggttttatttcttcaactgcAATTGCTTGTGGGAAGTAAAGTCCTCTTAGTCAAAAGTTGTACACTGTCCTCAATTCGGCCCTATTTAGGAACATACTTGTTATTATCAGCTCAATGTACGTAaagtatagaaaataaaatactcaGAGTGCAGGAAAACGGCCCCTGAAAACCATATATTAAATTGTTAATTAACTCACACTTTTTGTAAGCCTTCAAAACAAAGGGCTTGGAAAACAAATGTTCAAACTTCAGCAATTATGCTTTGAATGCAAAATCTGAAAAGTAACTACTAATTACAATACATTTGTCAGATAAATATAGTAGGGTAAACTTAACAAAAAAACTCCCTTTTACAATATAGTGAAGTGGAAAGTAAAACGAGGGAACTCCAGGAAAGTACGTACAATATCCTCAAAATTGCACTCAAATACAAAACAAGAGTGAATATAGTGGTACATGGACACATTTCTGTTACCAGATTGTGAATATTGACTTAAAACATGTGAGCTATGTTAACTCAGAGGCGACTTCATTGTGATTTCAGCCAACCAATATATGGCCGTTATGATACTCAGCTTTATCATTACGCAGAAAAGCTAAATTGTAATTTCCAAATACGAACATAATATCTGGTTTCTATATGTCTAATGGTATTTTTGATTGTATCAAATAAATTACCCATCATGAACAAAATCAATTTACAAACATGTTTAATAGGTTTTCTGGGGGAAAATGGCCCCAAAGGCACCATGCGTCTTTTAATGTTAGATACATTTGTTTGATTACATAGTCCAACCTCTACTTTGAAGTATAAAATTGCAATGCACAATGGTAACAAAGACAACAGTAAACCACcttgaaccaaaaaaaacaaaactgcccACACCATTCAGAATATGATACATTATATATCTCATTATTAATTATCAATATCAGCACAATCACACATTATTTTCAGTGAGGCATATGGCAAACACTGaaagtcaaaagaaaacagaatcaaaacaaaacatgaatctCGAAAATGGCGAAAACATGTCTGTATAAAAGATAAATTGAGAAACATGCTAGAGGAGGAGTGTTATCGTATCTAGCTTGTGAAATAAGACATTCAAAGCCAGGTGCAATTATCCCACCGCACAATATCTTAAATTTGAACTTTTATAAAACAATCGTCCAGTGAACCACCCGGAGTAGACGCGTGTCTAGCAGGATCCGTGGGGTGACAAGTCTTCTGTCTCTAATATGAGTCCTGCAATACTTAAAACATCTCCATAACAGTGGGAAACGATCAATACATCTCCAGTGCCCCACCCTGCCCTCCCACTAAATCTCTTCCAACCCTATAAATAACAATCAATGGTCATACTCCACAGCACAGAGACAATAGCTCTCATTGAAGACAATTATTTGGTTTGATTCCAAAATTATTTTATGTCTAatatcagtaaaaaaaaagatttaaatatCAAAACTGAACTTTAATCAACGAATGCAGCTTCTCCACACATTACAACGGAGAATGGTGAAGCAAATAAACCCACTTCACAGCATACAATCTCtttttgaaacaaaagaaacagtgattaactcccccccccccgactcaaACCATGGTCTCTGTGCTGAGTTACTTGAACACAAATATGAAAgtccccctccgcccctcctaGAAAATACTCCTATGTAACACGTATTCCTTTAGCATCCACTGactcacagtacagaaacaatTCAATTTTTCCAACAAGGCTACATAACTCGAGGCAGGAAATGAGCACTGCTGTtgcttcacctccacctccttgaTCTTTTAAGTGCAACCAAGCACACGTCTTCGAAACCGAGAGACTCATCAGGGATCTCGTATGGATGGCACTGCCCTGCCTGCGTGTCAGGCAGGCAGAATACAAGGCATCCctagggtcaaaggtcagttaTAGATAGATGCTTGTAAGACCTGATTTCTGAACTgttcattaaaatgtaaaacaaaaaataagcaAAATCTAAATAATGGGGTAACACAACTGAATTGCTCCCTATGTGGACTGTAAAATTGGGTTGATCTTCATGAAATAACAAAAGGCAACAAGAAAATGACAAATGCCATCTCATTCCTCTGTGTGCCAAAGTACAAAAAAGGCCTCAAAAGATGTCAATCTGagaggtttctttctttctttggacAAAGTACACGTGTCAGACTTTTTTATCTATTTGTTTAAAACAAGaggtagtaaaaaaaaaaaaaaaatgaaatccaaaGTGGGGCAATGATGTAATCTTTGGAGACAAGGCACTTGCTTCCCTGACGAACCTACTGCAACAACACCCCTCGGCTCTGGTTCTCTCTTTACTACTTTAAGAGTCTTTCCAACACATTCTCATTCCCTCAGTAAAACATTTCCGGCTCCATCAACTACCTTGACAAAAAGGGAACCACTTCATGGAAAGCATGTTTAAACACATGAAAAATAGCTGGTTGTTCGAAAAATACGTACTtcttcaaaaatgtatttgcgtGTCGGCACGTTGacattcactctttttttttttttccccttgcaAACAAtacttttaaaagaataaaatgtgtCCATGTCAGTCCGGTCTAGCATTGTTTGCATGTCTTTTttggcgatgggggggggggggggggttgagctgGTTGAAGAGAGATTGTGTGTCACGCTTTATTCTGGCTTTTTCAAAAACCTCGCAGAGGAGCTGTTAGTCTTTCACAAGTCTGTAGACGTGATACTGAGCTCCGTGTTCACTCGTGGAAACCTCGAAAACAAACGCTATACAGAGCAAGGTCTCCTGGGTGTCTCGGTTCGTCACCACCTGGGGAGGGAAAATGTGCAGTGAGAAACACGAAGCAGCGCAGtctgttgaaatgaaaaactgattcctcatttcttaaTTTGCGAGTggaatattttgatattttaggAAATGCCGTTACGGGCCATGCTCTAAACGTGAAGCTAATGCCAGCAGCCGATTAGCTTAGATTGTAAACTTTCATTTAAATCATCATAATCCTGATACTACCACAACAAAAGCCCTCTaatcaacacatttaaaaaaataattgtaggTTCTAAAAAGCAGTATAAACGACAGTTTGTGCTAAGCTACACTATGCGGCttattattgatttaaaaggTTTGAGAGTTATCAAACTCTCGTTGAGAAAGCGCACGGTACATATATTTCCAGAAACGTCAAACTAAAAAAAGTGTGCGTTACCTGTAGGATGGTGAAGTTTTCAAGAACACTGTTCATCATGTATTTTTCCGGCAAGTGTTTGAGTTTGTGGATGAAGTTGATCATGTACTCGCACATAGGAGAGCGGTGGATCCTGTAAACacaccttcctccctccatgCGGGCGTATTCtgtctgtaacacacacacacacacacacacacagtcaaaaacAACACGAGAGGCTGCAAATCCGCTGTTTTAAGTGTAAAATGCAGAATCGTGCTCTTACCTCAACTTTCTCTACAACCTGCTTGCCAAACGAGCAGACTTTGGTTGAAACCGTGATCGTCATGTTCTCCAGGCTGCTGTATTGGCTGCTGACGCCGTAAAAAGAGCCGGGGCCGTCTTGCATGCCACTGCTGTTCAGGTCGGCCTGCAGGGCCAAAACATTTAATCAGATGGGATGTGATGATCACATAGCAGGATGCAACTTAGATATCGCGTGTAACACTTGGCTGGTTGTAAGAACGCAGTTTTGTGTTAatcttgagaaaaaaaactacagtaATGCAATTGGATTTTGCCAGTTAAATACAATTAAGTCtatgtatatgcatatatataaagAACACATAATTGGCAGGTGGATGTGTGTAATATATCAACACAAACCCACCCAGAATTTAACAAGGAAGAAGGCATTCTGAGGGCCCTTCTCATAAAGCTCTTTAAGCCCCCCTTTTTTCTCAGGGAACTTGTCGTAGATCTGCCGGATGTCCACGGCCTCGAGAAGCGGGTCGCTGTACGAGGGGTTGGTCTGTCCAATGTGGACAAACAGGTGTTTGCTATactgcagaggacagagacaaaAGAGACACAGGAGGACGAGGTCATCCTCAAAGAACATCTGCCGCAGAACTACATACGACACGAGGAAAGAGAGAGCGTCGCATTGGCTACCGAACTCAACGTAATACTGTTTTACATTTTCGTTGTACCTAAAGGTATCAGAAAGCTACTACATCCGGGGTAAAAGACGCTGCGGATGGACTTTGAAACATACGGCAAGTCAAGAAGTTAAAGGGGAAAAACGTTCAGCAACAACTGTGTTAAGTTTAGGCAACAAACCTACTTGTTAATGTGTAGGATGAATAAATATGGCCTACAGTGGTTCAAATATCATATACAATGTGTGCCAAATATCATTGCTTTTAAATGAGCTCTGCGACTACACTGACCCCTGTGGGCCCTGGACCTGTTCACTCACGTTGTCCGGGTCTCTCTGGACCTCCATGAAGGCCGAGTACTCCAGCATCCGCAGCTTCGAGGAGGCGATGGTCCGGTCCTGCCACACCGGCACAGCAGtagcagatggaggaggaggaggggccaagGGCTCATAGCCTGGAtggcgcacacatacacatacacacacacacacacacacacacttaataaaaaaacaaacatttctgctTTCATTTTCTAAAGATTCTCACAGGTGTTTTCCTTGATACTTACTTGGTATGGATTGCGGTAGAGGACCCGATAGACTCGGGTACGGCGGCTGTGCAAAAGGTTTGATGCTGAAAGACGAGGAACACTTCGGTGAGACAGTGAGCGCCACATGGGTCCTTCTATATTTGTATTTCTGATCAGACACTCAGTCGGTTTCAAAGCGTGAGCATAAGCTTCAGAACCATCCAGTCGTAAGTCCGCTTGCTTCAATGCGTCTTAAAGATGATACGTCGCATTAATGAATTGTGCTTTTACTGATGTACACACTGAAAATCCCCCAAAATATTTCAAGATTTCAAGCTTTTTCAGTGAACGTAAAGcatcagaaacaaaaaaagatttagatttttttgttgcattttttattCTCAATTGAAATTGGAAGCATGTTCATTTGCCCGGTGGTGGTTTCTATCAGTGCAGGAAACATACAGTACAATACAGTGTGGAAAAGGAGTTAGTTCTGCTGGGCATTGGCTAGGGGGCACTTACGCATGGCTGGTGCGGCCAAGCCCAGGAGTCCTTCCCGGGTTGAGATCTAGAACCAGCCTAGTGTGCAAAAACGTGATCCGTTAAACACGCCCTGCAAAGCCCACCTGGTATCAAACCTCGACCCGGCGCCGGCACAGTCGCTCGCTAGTTTACGAGCCACTCGTCTCCACCACCAATCTTTTATTCCAGATATCCAAATACCCTCAGAAACACCCCGTGGGGTCAGTAGAAAGGGTTTACTTACTCCTGAGAGGGTCCAGGCTGTCCTGGGAGAGAAGGCCAGaactgcagaggagagagaaaaaaaacatgaattgttTTCGTAGGATTccattgttttggtttgtttgctgAGGTAAAATCCAACGCCATTTTTTATGACTACACAAATATAACgaaatgtgttgtatgtgtgagAAAGATGAGTGGTGGGCTAACTCTGGGTGGTTGGTAGTGGGCAGGAGGCAGTGGTGGGAGGTGATTCTTTATCATACTCGGGGAGA
The Gasterosteus aculeatus chromosome 17, fGasAcu3.hap1.1, whole genome shotgun sequence DNA segment above includes these coding regions:
- the tead3b gene encoding TEA domain family member 3 b isoform X3; the protein is MYGRNELIARYIKLRTGKTRTRKQVSSHIQVLARKKVREYQAGIKVSSHLQVLARRKSREIQSKLKDQASKDKALQNMAALSSAQIVSPSMIKNHLPPLPPAHYQPPRFWPSLPGQPGPSQELVLDLNPGRTPGLGRTSHAIKPFAQPPYPSLSGPLPQSIPSVCVRHPGYEPLAPPPPPSATAVPVWQDRTIASSKLRMLEYSAFMEVQRDPDNYSKHLFVHIGQTNPSYSDPLLEAVDIRQIYDKFPEKKGGLKELYEKGPQNAFFLVKFWADLNSSGMQDGPGSFYGVSSQYSSLENMTITVSTKVCSFGKQVVEKVETEYARMEGGRCVYRIHRSPMCEYMINFIHKLKHLPEKYMMNSVLENFTILQVVTNRDTQETLLCIAFVFEVSTSEHGAQYHVYRLVKD
- the tead3b gene encoding TEA domain family member 3 b isoform X2, which encodes MYGRNELIARYIKLRTGKTRTRKQVSSHIQVLARKKVREYQAGIKVSSHLQVLARRKSREIQSKLKAMNLDQASKDKALQNMAALSSAQIVSPSMIKNHLPPLPPAHYQPPRFWPSLPGQPGPSQELVLDLNPGRTPGLGRTSHAIKPFAQPPYPSLSGPLPQSIPSVRHPGYEPLAPPPPPSATAVPVWQDRTIASSKLRMLEYSAFMEVQRDPDNYSKHLFVHIGQTNPSYSDPLLEAVDIRQIYDKFPEKKGGLKELYEKGPQNAFFLVKFWADLNSSGMQDGPGSFYGVSSQYSSLENMTITVSTKVCSFGKQVVEKVETEYARMEGGRCVYRIHRSPMCEYMINFIHKLKHLPEKYMMNSVLENFTILQVVTNRDTQETLLCIAFVFEVSTSEHGAQYHVYRLVKD
- the tead3b gene encoding TEA domain family member 3 b isoform X5 — encoded protein: MYGRNELIARYIKLRTGKTRTRKQVSSHIQVLARKKVREYQAGIKVSSHLQVLARRKSREIQSKLKDQASKDKALQNMAALSSAQIVSPSMIKNHLPPLPPAHYQPPRFWPSLPGQPGPSQELVLDLNPGRTPGLGRTSHAIKPFAQPPYPSLSGPLPQSIPSYEPLAPPPPPSATAVPVWQDRTIASSKLRMLEYSAFMEVQRDPDNYSKHLFVHIGQTNPSYSDPLLEAVDIRQIYDKFPEKKGGLKELYEKGPQNAFFLVKFWADLNSSGMQDGPGSFYGVSSQYSSLENMTITVSTKVCSFGKQVVEKVETEYARMEGGRCVYRIHRSPMCEYMINFIHKLKHLPEKYMMNSVLENFTILQVVTNRDTQETLLCIAFVFEVSTSEHGAQYHVYRLVKD
- the tead3b gene encoding TEA domain family member 3 b isoform X12 — protein: MYGRNELIARYIKLRTGKTRTRKQVSSHIQVLARKKVREYQAGIKVSSHLQVLARRKSREIQSKLKAMNLDQASKDKALQNMAALSSAQIVSPSMIKNHLPPLPPAHYQPPRFWPSLPGQPGPSQDIKPFAQPPYPSLSGPLPQSIPSYEPLAPPPPPSATAVPVWQDRTIASSKLRMLEYSAFMEVQRDPDNYSKHLFVHIGQTNPSYSDPLLEAVDIRQIYDKFPEKKGGLKELYEKGPQNAFFLVKFWADLNSSGMQDGPGSFYGVSSQYSSLENMTITVSTKVCSFGKQVVEKVETEYARMEGGRCVYRIHRSPMCEYMINFIHKLKHLPEKYMMNSVLENFTILQVVTNRDTQETLLCIAFVFEVSTSEHGAQYHVYRLVKD